From the Sphingomonas suaedae genome, one window contains:
- a CDS encoding ATPase, producing the protein MPQIEQIAATYASQIFWLLLTFGLTFVIVGLGIVPKVSSTMDARDASVAENLAAAEAARLAADQAEEAWRAQENAAREAARKRLTQARAEGQAQTDAALASAKAEIEDRVAAAEARIAEASAAAAGEIETVATDAARDIVARLSGVSVTAAEAGKAVKAALNG; encoded by the coding sequence ATGCCCCAGATCGAACAAATCGCGGCGACCTATGCGTCGCAGATCTTCTGGCTCCTGCTGACCTTCGGGCTCACCTTCGTGATCGTCGGCCTGGGCATCGTGCCCAAGGTATCCTCGACCATGGATGCGCGCGATGCGTCGGTGGCCGAGAACCTCGCCGCTGCGGAGGCGGCGCGGCTTGCCGCAGATCAGGCCGAAGAGGCCTGGCGTGCACAGGAGAATGCGGCGCGTGAAGCCGCGCGCAAGCGCCTGACTCAGGCACGCGCCGAGGGGCAGGCGCAGACCGACGCGGCGCTCGCCTCGGCCAAGGCGGAGATCGAGGATCGCGTCGCCGCAGCCGAAGCCCGGATCGCGGAGGCCAGCGCCGCCGCAGCCGGGGAAATCGAAACGGTCGCGACCGATGCCGCTCGTGACATCGTCGCGCGCCTGTCGGGCGTCAGCGTGACGGCGGCGGAA
- a CDS encoding F0F1 ATP synthase subunit C: protein MEAEAFKLLGAGLAAIGAGLAAMGVGNVFAAFLQGALRNPGAAASQQGNMFIGFAAAELLGLLAFVVAVLLIFVA, encoded by the coding sequence ATGGAAGCAGAAGCATTCAAGCTGCTCGGCGCCGGTCTCGCGGCGATCGGTGCTGGCCTCGCGGCGATGGGCGTGGGCAACGTCTTCGCGGCGTTCCTCCAGGGCGCGCTGCGCAATCCGGGCGCGGCTGCCAGCCAGCAGGGCAACATGTTCATCGGCTTCGCGGCTGCCGAGCTTCTCGGCCTGCTCGCGTTCGTCGTGGCGGTGCTGCTGATCTTCGTCGCCTGA
- a CDS encoding F0F1 ATP synthase subunit A: protein MHQFEVTSIADMFTIGGQQIAFTNSALWMAMAAVALWIFMLGGMKREVVPGRWQMAVEGFTGFIDNLLKANIGAEGRKFLPYVFSLFMFILFANVMGLLPFGVVPGVHPFTATSHFTVTGVLAILSFSIVLVVGFAKHGLRFFSLFVPKGTPIPVLILVAPIEFVSFMVRPFSLALRLFVAMTAGHILLKVLAGFIINSTNAGLGWGALVGIPSFALMLGVSALEILVAGVQAYVFALLTSLYINDAVHLHDHH from the coding sequence ATGCACCAGTTCGAGGTGACGTCGATTGCCGACATGTTCACCATCGGCGGGCAACAGATCGCCTTCACCAACAGCGCGCTGTGGATGGCGATGGCTGCCGTCGCGCTGTGGATTTTCATGCTGGGCGGCATGAAGCGCGAAGTGGTTCCGGGCCGCTGGCAGATGGCGGTCGAAGGGTTCACCGGCTTTATCGACAATCTGCTCAAGGCGAATATCGGAGCGGAGGGGCGCAAGTTCCTGCCCTATGTATTCTCGCTGTTCATGTTCATCCTGTTCGCGAACGTGATGGGCCTGCTGCCGTTCGGTGTGGTCCCGGGCGTGCATCCGTTCACCGCGACCAGCCATTTCACCGTCACCGGCGTGCTGGCGATCCTCAGCTTCTCGATCGTCCTCGTCGTCGGCTTCGCCAAGCATGGCCTGCGCTTCTTTTCGCTGTTCGTGCCGAAGGGAACGCCGATCCCGGTGCTGATCCTGGTCGCGCCGATCGAGTTCGTCTCGTTCATGGTCCGCCCGTTCAGCCTCGCGCTGCGACTGTTCGTGGCGATGACCGCGGGCCATATCCTGCTCAAGGTGCTGGCCGGCTTCATCATCAATTCGACCAACGCCGGCCTTGGCTGGGGCGCGCTGGTGGGCATCCCCAGCTTCGCGCTGATGCTCGGCGTTTCGGCGCTGGAGATCCTGGTCGCGGGCGTCCAGGCTTATGTGTTCGCGCTGCTCACGTCGCTGTACATCAACGACGCGGTGCACCTGCACGATCATCACTGA
- a CDS encoding AtpZ/AtpI family protein yields MTENEPGPDPLKEDARITSLNERLARAQSEEADRRGEGQQDGERDYRLGNRVLAELIGGMVGGALIGWVLDRFLGTSPWLLLTLLALGIVSAFRNIIRISNQRSK; encoded by the coding sequence ATGACCGAGAACGAGCCCGGACCGGACCCCCTCAAGGAGGATGCCCGCATCACTTCGCTCAACGAGCGGCTGGCGCGGGCGCAATCCGAAGAGGCGGATCGGCGGGGCGAGGGGCAGCAGGATGGCGAGCGCGATTATCGCCTCGGCAACCGCGTCCTCGCCGAGCTGATCGGGGGAATGGTCGGAGGGGCGCTGATCGGGTGGGTGCTCGATCGGTTCCTCGGCACCTCTCCATGGCTCCTGCTCACGCTGCTTGCCCTCGGCATCGTCAGCGCGTTCAGGAACATCATCAGGATTTCGAACCAGCGCTCGAAGTGA
- the radC gene encoding RadC family protein — MGDGGSDAITDGTGHRARLRARLLADHEALLDHELIEYLLALAIPRRDTKPLAKALLHEFGGIAGLLTADAEAIARVPGMGETSVAALKIAHAAALRLLKGEVAARPILSNWQALLDYLRADMAHHAIERVRVLHLNSRNMLIRDELMQEGSVDEAPVYVREVIRRAIDLGSTAIILVHNHPSGDPSPSRADIDLTRNIVEAGKRLGIAVHDHIVIGSGGHVSLRAQGLM, encoded by the coding sequence ATGGGGGACGGCGGCAGCGACGCGATCACCGATGGGACCGGGCATCGCGCGCGGCTGCGCGCGCGCCTGCTCGCGGACCATGAGGCGCTGCTCGACCATGAGCTGATCGAATATCTGCTCGCGCTGGCGATTCCCCGGCGCGACACCAAGCCGCTGGCCAAGGCGCTGCTGCACGAATTCGGCGGGATCGCGGGGCTGTTGACCGCCGATGCCGAAGCCATTGCGCGGGTGCCGGGCATGGGGGAGACATCGGTCGCCGCGCTGAAGATCGCCCATGCTGCCGCGCTTCGCCTGCTGAAGGGAGAGGTTGCGGCGCGACCGATCCTGTCGAACTGGCAGGCATTGCTGGATTACCTCCGCGCCGACATGGCGCATCATGCGATCGAGCGCGTGCGGGTGCTCCACCTCAACAGCCGGAACATGCTGATCCGCGACGAACTGATGCAGGAAGGCTCGGTGGACGAGGCGCCGGTCTATGTCCGCGAGGTGATCCGCCGCGCGATCGACCTCGGCTCGACCGCGATCATCCTGGTCCACAACCACCCAAGCGGCGATCCGAGTCCGAGCCGGGCCGATATCGACCTGACCCGCAATATCGTCGAGGCGGGCAAGCGACTCGGCATCGCGGTCCACGACCATATTGTCATCGGCAGCGGCGGCCATGTGAGCCTGCGCGCCCAGGGGTTGATGTAG
- a CDS encoding calcium-binding protein, whose translation MLKSILLASAVMISAPALAQDMQDPQTPPTQEQPAPDTATEPVPQTPAPPEAETAPEPMPTPEPTPEPVPAPTPEPTATPEPQAAQQTAQATPAETPAQTGQQPANATQIAQIVDQGFPSYDKDADGSLKPEEFGSWMVALRSAGEPAFTGQSAADKEWIGRALAAADADQSGGVTKDELKSFLAPAAAS comes from the coding sequence ATGTTGAAATCTATACTTCTTGCTAGCGCCGTGATGATTTCCGCGCCTGCACTTGCACAGGACATGCAGGATCCACAGACGCCGCCGACGCAGGAGCAGCCTGCGCCCGATACGGCGACCGAGCCGGTTCCTCAGACACCGGCACCGCCAGAAGCGGAAACCGCGCCTGAGCCGATGCCGACCCCGGAACCGACACCGGAACCCGTTCCCGCTCCGACGCCTGAGCCTACCGCGACGCCAGAGCCGCAGGCGGCTCAGCAGACAGCGCAGGCAACTCCCGCCGAGACGCCCGCGCAAACTGGCCAGCAACCCGCCAATGCGACGCAGATCGCGCAAATCGTCGATCAGGGCTTTCCCAGCTATGACAAGGATGCCGATGGCAGCCTGAAGCCCGAGGAATTCGGTAGCTGGATGGTGGCGCTGCGTTCGGCCGGCGAACCCGCCTTTACGGGTCAGTCGGCGGCGGACAAGGAATGGATCGGTCGCGCGCTGGCCGCCGCCGATGCCGACCAGTCGGGCGGCGTGACCAAGGATGAGCTGAAGAGCTTCCTGGCCCCGGCCGCCGCATCCTGA
- the purB gene encoding adenylosuccinate lyase: MVPRYSRPAMTAIWSPETRFGIWFEIEAHATEKLGELGVVPESAAKALWDWWATNPTIDVAAIDAIEAVTKHDVIAFLTWVAENVGDEARFMHQGMTSSDVLDTCLAVQLTRAADILLDDLDQLLAVLKRRAYEHKLTPTIGRSHGIHAEPVTFGLKLAEAYAEFSRCKTRLIAARADIATCAISGAVGTFANIDPRVEQHVADKLGLAVEPVSTQVIPRDRHAMFFATLGVIASSIERLAVEVRHLQRTEVLEAEEYFSPGQKGSSAMPHKRNPVLTENLTGLARMVRAAVIPAMENVALWHERDISHSSVERYIGPDATITLDFALARLTGVIDKLLVYPERMQKNLDRMGGLVHSQRVLLALTQAGVSREDSYRLVQRNAMKVWESDGELSLLELLKADDEVTAALSPQQIEEKFDLDYHFKAVDTIFERVFAD; this comes from the coding sequence ATGGTCCCCCGCTATTCCCGCCCCGCCATGACCGCGATCTGGTCGCCCGAAACGCGCTTCGGCATCTGGTTCGAGATCGAGGCGCATGCGACGGAGAAGCTGGGCGAGCTGGGCGTTGTGCCCGAATCGGCGGCCAAGGCGCTGTGGGACTGGTGGGCGACCAACCCGACGATCGACGTCGCCGCGATCGACGCGATCGAGGCGGTCACCAAGCATGACGTGATCGCGTTTCTGACCTGGGTCGCGGAGAATGTCGGCGACGAAGCACGCTTCATGCATCAGGGGATGACGTCGAGCGACGTGCTCGACACCTGCCTGGCGGTGCAGCTGACCCGCGCGGCGGATATCCTGCTCGACGATCTCGACCAGTTGCTCGCCGTGCTCAAGCGTCGCGCGTACGAGCATAAGCTGACCCCGACGATCGGGCGCAGCCATGGCATTCATGCCGAGCCGGTGACATTCGGGCTCAAGCTCGCCGAGGCCTATGCCGAGTTCAGCCGCTGCAAGACCCGCCTGATCGCCGCGCGCGCCGATATCGCGACCTGCGCGATCTCGGGCGCGGTCGGCACCTTCGCCAATATCGACCCGCGCGTGGAGCAGCATGTCGCCGACAAGCTCGGCCTCGCGGTCGAGCCGGTATCGACGCAGGTGATCCCGCGCGACCGCCATGCGATGTTCTTTGCGACATTGGGTGTGATCGCCAGCTCGATCGAGCGGCTGGCGGTCGAGGTGCGGCATTTGCAGCGGACCGAAGTGCTGGAGGCGGAAGAATATTTCTCGCCGGGGCAGAAGGGTTCGTCGGCGATGCCGCACAAGCGCAACCCGGTGCTGACCGAGAATCTGACCGGCCTTGCGCGCATGGTCCGTGCCGCCGTCATCCCCGCGATGGAGAATGTCGCGCTGTGGCATGAGCGCGACATCAGCCACTCGTCGGTCGAACGCTATATCGGGCCCGACGCGACGATCACCCTCGACTTCGCGCTCGCACGGCTGACCGGGGTGATCGACAAGCTGTTGGTGTACCCGGAGCGGATGCAGAAGAATCTGGATCGCATGGGCGGGCTGGTCCACTCGCAGCGCGTGCTGCTGGCGCTGACCCAGGCGGGGGTGAGCCGCGAGGACAGCTATCGCCTGGTCCAACGCAACGCGATGAAGGTGTGGGAGAGCGACGGCGAACTGTCGCTGCTCGAGCTGCTCAAGGCCGATGACGAGGTCACCGCCGCGCTGTCGCCGCAGCAGATCGAGGAGAAGTTCGACCTCGACTATCATTTCAAGGCGGTAGATACCATTTTCGAACGGGTATTCGCGGATTGA
- a CDS encoding DUF4126 domain-containing protein, with protein MGAVELIGLAASVSLLAGWRLYLCVFAVGVAMQTGWVELPEQLRALDVLANPWLIGIAGIGAVAEFFADKVMWVDSLWDSVHTAIRPIGGALLALAIVDPSDPAWQIAALLLGGGGALLTHGAKAGTRAAVNVSPEPVSNVIVSTGEDIVTGGLLLLALASPIAAVAIAVLILLATIATLVLLRRVLRRLTRRKPGVSPG; from the coding sequence ATGGGCGCAGTCGAGCTGATCGGCCTCGCGGCATCGGTCAGCCTGCTCGCGGGCTGGCGGCTCTATCTGTGCGTATTTGCGGTCGGTGTCGCGATGCAGACCGGCTGGGTCGAACTGCCCGAACAGCTCAGGGCGCTCGACGTGCTGGCCAATCCCTGGCTGATCGGCATCGCCGGGATCGGCGCGGTGGCCGAATTCTTCGCCGACAAGGTGATGTGGGTCGATTCGTTGTGGGACAGCGTCCACACCGCGATCCGCCCGATCGGCGGTGCGCTGCTCGCGCTCGCAATCGTCGACCCTTCCGACCCGGCATGGCAGATCGCCGCGCTGCTGCTCGGCGGCGGCGGCGCGCTGCTGACCCATGGCGCCAAGGCGGGCACGCGCGCCGCGGTCAATGTCAGCCCCGAGCCGGTGAGCAATGTCATTGTGTCGACCGGGGAGGATATCGTCACCGGCGGGCTGCTGCTGCTCGCGCTCGCCAGCCCGATTGCCGCAGTCGCCATCGCGGTGCTGATCCTGCTCGCGACGATCGCGACACTGGTGCTGCTGCGGAGGGTGTTGCGGAGGCTTACTCGGCGCAAGCCGGGCGTGTCGCCCGGCTGA
- a CDS encoding dienelactone hydrolase family protein, which translates to MAIERQTVIYDGPGGPFAGVAVVDGDWTEPRPGVLIVPNVLGEKEQDRVTAERIAALGYAALVADLYGKGKRTTRESPDPAVYMNALNADRPLLRDRLFASLAALHALPHVDASRTAAIGYCFGGKSVIDLARAGGEVRGVVAFHGIFDPPGYAYPTPIRPRLLVCHGWDDPLAPPQAVMDLAAELSGAGADWQIHAYGGAGHGFTDASMTGSTRPGFGYNPDADRRSWSAMTGFLAEVFE; encoded by the coding sequence ATGGCAATCGAAAGACAGACCGTCATCTATGACGGCCCCGGCGGCCCGTTCGCGGGTGTCGCGGTGGTCGACGGCGACTGGACCGAGCCCCGCCCCGGCGTGCTGATCGTCCCCAATGTGCTGGGCGAGAAGGAACAGGACCGCGTCACCGCCGAACGCATTGCCGCACTCGGCTACGCCGCGCTGGTCGCCGACCTTTACGGAAAAGGCAAGCGCACCACGCGCGAATCGCCCGATCCGGCGGTCTACATGAACGCGCTCAATGCCGACCGACCGCTGCTCCGCGACCGGTTGTTCGCCAGCCTAGCCGCGCTCCACGCACTGCCGCACGTTGATGCCAGCCGCACCGCCGCAATCGGTTATTGCTTCGGCGGCAAGTCGGTGATCGATCTCGCCCGCGCCGGGGGCGAGGTGCGCGGCGTCGTCGCCTTCCACGGCATCTTCGATCCCCCCGGCTATGCCTATCCCACGCCGATCCGCCCGAGGCTGCTGGTCTGCCACGGCTGGGACGACCCGCTCGCGCCGCCGCAAGCCGTGATGGACCTCGCCGCCGAGCTGAGCGGGGCGGGGGCGGACTGGCAGATCCATGCGTATGGCGGGGCAGGGCATGGCTTCACCGACGCCAGCATGACCGGCTCGACGCGGCCAGGGTTCGGCTACAATCCCGACGCCGACCGACGCAGCTGGTCGGCGATGACGGGGTTTCTGGCGGAGGTGTTTGAATAG
- the gpmA gene encoding 2,3-diphosphoglycerate-dependent phosphoglycerate mutase: protein MPTLVLIRHGQSSWNLENRFTGWWDVDLTEQGVKEAWAAGELMRDKGLDFDMTYTSFQSRAIKTLNLALEAMGRLWLPTEKSWKLNERHYGGLTGLNKAETAALHGDDQVKIWRRSFDIPPPLPEEGSPWDLAKDLRYRGIPIPQTESLKDTIARVLPYWEERIAPDLRAGKRVLIAAHGNSLRALVKHLSGISDAEIASLEIPTGQPIVYELADDLTPTDRYYLSER, encoded by the coding sequence ATGCCCACGCTCGTCCTGATCCGCCACGGCCAGTCGTCCTGGAATCTGGAAAACCGCTTCACCGGATGGTGGGACGTCGACCTGACCGAGCAGGGCGTCAAGGAAGCCTGGGCGGCGGGCGAACTGATGCGCGACAAGGGTCTCGACTTCGACATGACCTATACCAGCTTTCAGAGCCGGGCCATCAAGACGCTCAACCTGGCGCTGGAGGCGATGGGCCGGCTGTGGCTGCCGACCGAGAAGAGCTGGAAGCTCAACGAGCGGCATTATGGCGGGCTGACCGGGCTCAACAAGGCGGAGACCGCCGCGCTGCACGGCGACGACCAGGTCAAGATCTGGCGCCGCAGCTTCGACATCCCGCCGCCGCTGCCCGAGGAAGGATCGCCCTGGGACCTCGCCAAGGACCTGCGCTATCGCGGCATCCCGATCCCGCAGACCGAGAGCCTGAAAGATACCATCGCCCGCGTCCTGCCCTATTGGGAAGAGCGCATCGCGCCGGACCTGCGCGCGGGCAAGCGCGTGCTGATTGCCGCACACGGCAATTCGCTGCGTGCGCTGGTGAAGCATCTGTCGGGGATTTCCGACGCCGAGATCGCCAGCCTGGAGATCCCGACCGGGCAGCCGATCGTGTACGAGCTGGCCGACGACCTGACGCCGACCGATCGCTACTATCTGAGCGAGCGGTAA
- a CDS encoding OsmC family protein — protein MTTRTATARYSGFGKEGKGAISTQSGVLTDQFYGFNTRFEEEPGTNPEELIAAAHAGCFTMALSFALARAGYSEGTLETKAAVKLEQKDGGFVITRSDLTLEASVPGIDGDAFADLAEEAKKNCPVSKLLNAEVSLAHKLN, from the coding sequence ATGACGACCCGTACCGCCACGGCCCGCTATTCCGGTTTCGGCAAGGAGGGGAAGGGCGCGATCTCGACTCAGTCGGGTGTACTGACCGACCAATTCTATGGTTTCAACACGCGATTCGAGGAAGAGCCGGGGACCAACCCGGAGGAACTGATCGCCGCCGCCCATGCCGGCTGCTTCACCATGGCGCTCAGCTTCGCGCTCGCGCGGGCGGGCTATAGCGAAGGGACGCTGGAGACCAAGGCGGCGGTCAAGCTGGAGCAGAAGGATGGCGGCTTCGTCATCACCCGCTCCGACCTGACGCTGGAAGCCAGCGTGCCGGGAATAGACGGCGATGCCTTTGCCGACCTGGCCGAGGAAGCGAAGAAGAACTGCCCGGTCTCGAAGCTGCTCAACGCCGAGGTCAGCCTGGCGCACAAGCTGAACTAA
- a CDS encoding sensor histidine kinase — MQKPAIFSRPFFEQKSRAFWMLQGAGWGGYLLLRAVSNFSNRTFSFEDLIRVTIESIVGYCITLLLSALFGYFRRLPRISGILATVATLAAATLIYAVLNAFTVSVMRGDPGIELPLILGSLFLNFTVLAGWSALYFGINFYLIVEDQSDRMLLLENQASSAQLAMLRYQLNPHFLFNTLNSISTLVLLKQTDRANAMLARLSNFLRYTLANEPTAHVTLAQEVETLKLYLEIEKMRFEQRLKPVFDIDPRTAKARLPSLLLQPLVENAIKYAVTPQEEGAEITVVARLNGDRVQITVSDTGPGLIEGKNRPSLSTGVGLTNIRERLAQAFGPDHRFETRSDPGRGFRVEIEIPFQFEEQAKEAA; from the coding sequence ATGCAGAAACCCGCCATCTTCTCCCGCCCCTTTTTCGAACAGAAGAGCCGTGCCTTCTGGATGCTCCAGGGCGCGGGCTGGGGCGGCTATCTGCTGCTGCGCGCGGTATCGAACTTCTCCAACCGCACCTTCAGCTTCGAGGATCTGATTCGCGTCACGATCGAATCGATCGTCGGCTATTGCATCACGCTGCTGCTGTCGGCGCTGTTCGGCTATTTCCGGCGTCTGCCGCGGATCAGCGGCATTCTGGCAACCGTGGCGACGCTGGCAGCGGCGACACTGATCTATGCGGTACTCAACGCCTTCACCGTATCGGTGATGCGGGGCGATCCGGGGATCGAGCTGCCGCTCATCCTGGGCAGCCTGTTCCTCAATTTCACGGTGCTGGCGGGCTGGTCGGCGCTCTATTTCGGCATCAACTTCTACCTGATCGTCGAGGATCAGAGCGACCGGATGCTGCTGCTGGAAAACCAGGCCAGTTCGGCGCAGCTGGCGATGCTGCGCTATCAGCTCAACCCGCATTTCCTGTTCAACACGCTCAACTCGATCTCGACGCTCGTGCTGCTCAAGCAGACCGATCGGGCCAACGCGATGCTCGCGCGCCTGTCCAACTTCCTACGCTACACGCTCGCCAACGAGCCGACCGCGCATGTCACGCTGGCGCAGGAGGTGGAGACGCTCAAACTCTATCTCGAGATCGAGAAGATGCGGTTCGAGCAGCGGCTGAAACCCGTGTTCGACATCGATCCGCGCACCGCCAAGGCGCGGCTGCCCTCGCTGCTGCTCCAGCCGCTGGTCGAGAATGCGATCAAATATGCCGTCACCCCGCAGGAGGAAGGCGCCGAAATCACCGTCGTCGCGCGACTCAACGGCGATCGGGTGCAGATCACCGTATCCGACACCGGTCCGGGATTGATCGAGGGCAAGAACCGTCCAAGCCTTTCAACCGGGGTCGGGCTGACCAATATACGGGAGCGGCTGGCACAGGCGTTCGGGCCGGATCACCGGTTCGAAACCCGGTCGGACCCCGGACGGGGTTTTCGCGTTGAGATCGAAATTCCGTTCCAGTTCGAGGAACAAGCCAAGGAGGCAGCCTGA
- a CDS encoding LytR/AlgR family response regulator transcription factor, protein MTIRTILVDDEPLAIQGLELRLAAHEDVEIIDKCQNGREAIRAIKTHKPDLVFLDIQMPGFDGFSVVQGLMEIEPPLFVFVTAYSDHAIRAFEANAMDYLMKPVDEGRLADTLDRVRQRLTEKRGVEEVEKLKEVLAEVAPEAVEELAAADGGEVSSNRFEKLINIKDRGQIFRVDVDTIEVVEAAGDYMCIKTADNTLVLRETMKDLEKRLDPRRFQRVHRSTIVNLDQVKQVKPHTNGECFLILDSGSQVKVSRSYRDVVARFVH, encoded by the coding sequence ATGACGATCCGCACCATTCTGGTCGATGACGAACCCCTGGCCATTCAGGGCCTGGAACTGCGGCTGGCCGCGCATGAGGATGTCGAGATCATCGACAAATGCCAGAACGGCCGCGAAGCGATCCGCGCGATCAAGACGCACAAGCCCGATCTGGTTTTTCTCGACATCCAGATGCCCGGTTTTGACGGGTTCTCCGTGGTTCAGGGCTTGATGGAGATCGAGCCGCCGCTGTTCGTCTTCGTCACCGCCTATTCCGACCACGCGATCCGCGCGTTCGAGGCGAATGCGATGGATTATCTGATGAAGCCGGTGGACGAGGGCCGCCTCGCCGACACGCTCGACCGCGTCCGCCAGCGGCTGACCGAGAAGCGCGGCGTCGAGGAGGTCGAGAAGCTCAAGGAGGTTCTCGCCGAAGTCGCCCCCGAAGCGGTCGAAGAACTCGCCGCCGCCGATGGCGGCGAAGTCTCGTCCAACCGCTTCGAAAAGCTCATCAACATCAAGGATCGCGGGCAGATTTTCCGCGTCGATGTCGACACGATCGAGGTGGTGGAGGCTGCGGGCGATTACATGTGCATCAAGACGGCGGACAACACGCTGGTGCTGCGCGAAACGATGAAGGACCTGGAGAAGCGGCTCGATCCGCGCCGCTTCCAGCGCGTCCATCGCTCGACCATCGTCAACCTCGACCAGGTCAAGCAGGTCAAGCCGCACACCAATGGCGAATGTTTCTTGATCCTCGATTCGGGATCGCAGGTGAAGGTGAGCCGCAGCTATCGCGACGTGGTGGCACGCTTCGTTCACTAG
- a CDS encoding isocitrate lyase/PEP mutase family protein, translated as MTNRFEEFAALHVPGKPLILVNIWDAGSARAVAAAGARAIATGSASVAAAHGVSDAEGLAIDLALANAARIVAAVDLPVTIDFEGGYAVDPDAVGANVARLAATGAIGCNFEDQVIGGAGIHDPAFQAQRIAAIRAATGPDFFINARTDIFLQAGPDMHDVAQADAAIDRAHAYAAAGASGFFVPGLADLDLLERICDASPLPVNFMAFPGAPDAAAVAQAGIARISHGPFPFRAAMQALEASARGLL; from the coding sequence ATGACCAATCGATTCGAAGAATTCGCTGCGCTGCATGTACCCGGCAAGCCGCTGATACTGGTCAATATCTGGGACGCCGGGTCGGCAAGGGCGGTGGCCGCAGCCGGTGCACGCGCGATCGCGACCGGCAGCGCATCGGTCGCTGCCGCCCATGGCGTTTCGGATGCGGAGGGACTGGCGATCGATCTGGCGCTGGCGAATGCCGCGCGGATCGTTGCCGCTGTCGATCTGCCGGTGACGATCGATTTCGAGGGGGGCTATGCAGTGGACCCCGATGCGGTCGGTGCGAATGTCGCCCGGCTTGCGGCGACCGGCGCCATCGGCTGCAATTTCGAGGATCAGGTGATCGGCGGCGCGGGAATTCACGATCCCGCGTTCCAGGCGCAGCGCATCGCCGCGATCCGCGCCGCGACCGGCCCTGACTTCTTCATCAACGCACGGACCGACATCTTCCTGCAGGCAGGACCCGACATGCATGACGTGGCACAGGCCGATGCCGCGATCGATCGCGCACATGCCTATGCGGCGGCAGGAGCGAGTGGCTTCTTCGTGCCGGGGCTGGCCGATCTCGACCTGCTTGAACGCATCTGCGACGCGTCCCCGCTACCGGTGAACTTCATGGCCTTTCCAGGCGCGCCCGATGCGGCGGCGGTGGCGCAAGCCGGGATTGCGCGAATCAGCCACGGGCCGTTTCCGTTCCGCGCAGCGATGCAGGCGCTGGAAGCGTCGGCGCGGGGGTTGTTGTAG
- a CDS encoding DUF3297 family protein produces the protein MSDTPPDRLSVNPKSPYFDQTLLQRGIGIRFKGVERRDVEEYCISESWIRVQVGKTMDRKGNPLTIKLSGPVEAWFESAPADEGEGDPEAEA, from the coding sequence ATGAGCGACACTCCTCCCGACCGGCTCTCGGTCAATCCCAAGAGCCCTTATTTCGACCAGACGCTGCTTCAGCGCGGCATCGGCATCCGTTTCAAGGGCGTCGAGCGCCGCGATGTCGAGGAATATTGCATTTCCGAAAGCTGGATCCGCGTGCAGGTCGGCAAGACGATGGACCGCAAGGGCAACCCGCTGACGATCAAGCTCTCCGGCCCGGTCGAGGCGTGGTTCGAAAGCGCGCCTGCCGACGAGGGCGAGGGCGACCCCGAGGCTGAAGCCTGA
- a CDS encoding EVE domain-containing protein, whose protein sequence is MNLWLMKSEPDVFSWDDLVRDGKTEWDGVRNHTAAGNLRAMKVGDRAFFYHSNIGLQIVGIMEVSREAKPDGEGKHWVSVEMKPVEPLANPVTLKQVKAEPKLAEMDLVKYSRLSVGKVTKAEWDRVIEMAKG, encoded by the coding sequence ATGAACCTCTGGCTGATGAAATCCGAACCCGATGTGTTCAGCTGGGACGACCTGGTCCGCGACGGCAAGACCGAATGGGACGGCGTCCGCAACCACACCGCCGCAGGCAATCTGCGCGCGATGAAGGTCGGCGACCGCGCCTTTTTCTACCACAGCAATATCGGGCTGCAGATCGTCGGCATCATGGAGGTGAGCCGCGAGGCAAAGCCCGATGGCGAGGGCAAGCATTGGGTATCGGTCGAGATGAAGCCGGTCGAGCCGCTCGCCAATCCCGTGACCCTGAAGCAGGTGAAGGCGGAGCCGAAGCTCGCCGAGATGGACCTGGTCAAATATTCCCGCCTGTCGGTCGGCAAGGTGACCAAGGCGGAATGGGACCGGGTGATCGAGATGGCGAAGGGGTAA